A portion of the Oncorhynchus gorbuscha isolate QuinsamMale2020 ecotype Even-year linkage group LG19, OgorEven_v1.0, whole genome shotgun sequence genome contains these proteins:
- the LOC124005322 gene encoding vascular endothelial zinc finger 1-like isoform X6, translating to MEPSWSTFLFQSSVGPMVPGNPRRDYYTGIRQANEALHHQHQVAQNSLLPLLQSGGPEPVDQKPVMPILLDQKPPVSVAELLKDNVASGTGGGGGGGGSGGGPVVVVKKEPKSKTPFICGYCNKAFRDSYHLRRHESCHTGVKMVSRPKKTQTAPTMVPMISTVPQRENSGGQPSYISTIAGILTTATTSASTGSSIMSPTMVPQQQHQHQQQHHHHHQQQSQPKKPAKPVKKNHGCEMCGKAFRDVYHLNRHKLSHSDEKPFECPICQQRFKRKDRMTYHVRSHDGGVHKPYICSVCGKGFSRPDHLSCHVKHVHSSERPFKCQVTACTSAFATKDRLRSHMIRHEGKVTCNICGKMLSAAYITSHLKTHGQASFNNPCNKDSNNVHNSGSVTPVTNSAAITSAMNRGNASNPVTIAAQMNITTSTVNITSPINLQHPVTITGPMNIAHPVAITSGMPMNITGPLNIAMRPMDSMPFLSQVLPSSPPW from the exons CAGGCCAATGAAGCCCTGCATCACCAGCACCAGGTGGCCCAGAACAGCTTGCtgcctctcctccagtcaggagGACCAGAACCTGTGGACCAGAAACCTGTGATGCCCATCCTCTTGGACCAGAAGCCCCCAGTCAGCGTCGCAGAGCTCCTCAAGGACAATGTGGCCAGTGGGACAGGGGGAGGCGGCGGAGGAGGAGGCAGCGGCGGTGGTCCTGTTGTAGTGGTGAAGAAAGAGCCCAAGTCCAAAACGCCTTTCATCTGCGGCTACTGCAATAAGGCCTTCCGGGACAGCTACCATCTCAGACGGCACGAGTCCTGCCATACGGGCGTCAAGATGGTGTCTCGTCCCAAGAAGACACAGACGGCACCCACCATGGTGCCCATGATCTCCACAGTGCCACAGCGCGAGAACAGCGGCGGCCAGCCCTCTTACATCTCCACCATCGCTGGCATCCTCACCACGGCCACAACCTCAGCCTCCACGGGCTCCAGCATCATGTCTCCCACCATGGTGCcccagcagcagcaccagcatCAACAGcagcaccatcatcatcatcagcagcaGAGCCAGCCCAAGAAGCCTGCCAAGCCAGTGAAGAAGAACCACGGCTGTGAGATGTGTGGCAAGGCCTTCCGTGACGTCTACCACCTGAACCGTCACAAGCTGTCCCACTCAGACGAGAAGCCCTTTGAGTGCCCCATCTGCCAGCAGCGCTTCAAGAGGAAGGACCGCATGACCTACCACGTTCGCTCACACGACGGGGGCGTTCACAAACCTTACATCTGCTCTGTCTGTGGGAAGGGCTTCTCCAG gCCTGACCATCTAAGCTGTCATGTGAAGCATGTTCATTCCTCAGAGAGACCCTTCAAATGCCAAGTAACG gCCTGCACCTCTGCTTTCGCCACCAAAGACCGCCTGCGCTCCCACATGATCCGACACGAGGGCAAGGTGACCTGCAACATCTGTGGCAAGATGCTGAGCGCTGCCTACATTACCAGCCACCTCAAGACCCACGGCCAGGCCAGCTTCAACAACCCCTGTAATAAAG ACTCTAACAACGTGCACAACTCCGGCTCAGTGACGCCCGTCACCAactctgccgccatcacctcggCGATGAACCGTGGCAACGCCAGCAACCCGGTAACCATCGCCGCCCAGATGAACATCACCACCAGCACGGTCAACATCACCTCTCCAATCAACCTGCAGCACCCAGTGACCATCACTGGGCCCATGAATATAGCCCACCCTGTGGCCATCACCTCTGGGATGCCCATGAATATAACCGGGCCGCTTAACATCGCCATGCGGCCCATGGATAGCATGCCTTTTCTCTCCCAGGTCctgccttcctcccctccctggtAG
- the LOC124005322 gene encoding vascular endothelial zinc finger 1-like isoform X3, which yields MEPSWSTFLFQSSVGPMVPGNPRRDYYTGIRQANEALHHQHQVAQNSLLPLLQSGGPEPVDQKPVMPILLDQKPPVSVAELLKDNVASGTGGGGGGGGSGGGPVVVVKKEPKSKTPFICGYCNKAFRDSYHLRRHESCHTGVKMVSRPKKTQTAPTMVPMISTVPQRENSGGQPSYISTIAGILTTATTSASTGSSIMSPTMVPQQQHQHQQQHHHHHQQQSQPKKPAKPVKKNHGCEMCGKAFRDVYHLNRHKLSHSDEKPFECPICQQRFKRKDRMTYHVRSHDGGVHKPYICSVCGKGFSRDIGRGQGECCRGQAAPEEMGLQCNSCSSQGQWPDHLSCHVKHVHSSERPFKCQVTACTSAFATKDRLRSHMIRHEGKVTCNICGKMLSAAYITSHLKTHGQASFNNPCNKGLSDWQWNHHSGLRKDSNNVHNSGSVTPVTNSAAITSAMNRGNASNPVTIAAQMNITTSTVNITSPINLQHPVTITGPMNIAHPVAITSGMPMNITGPLNIAMRPMDSMPFLSQVLPSSPPW from the exons CAGGCCAATGAAGCCCTGCATCACCAGCACCAGGTGGCCCAGAACAGCTTGCtgcctctcctccagtcaggagGACCAGAACCTGTGGACCAGAAACCTGTGATGCCCATCCTCTTGGACCAGAAGCCCCCAGTCAGCGTCGCAGAGCTCCTCAAGGACAATGTGGCCAGTGGGACAGGGGGAGGCGGCGGAGGAGGAGGCAGCGGCGGTGGTCCTGTTGTAGTGGTGAAGAAAGAGCCCAAGTCCAAAACGCCTTTCATCTGCGGCTACTGCAATAAGGCCTTCCGGGACAGCTACCATCTCAGACGGCACGAGTCCTGCCATACGGGCGTCAAGATGGTGTCTCGTCCCAAGAAGACACAGACGGCACCCACCATGGTGCCCATGATCTCCACAGTGCCACAGCGCGAGAACAGCGGCGGCCAGCCCTCTTACATCTCCACCATCGCTGGCATCCTCACCACGGCCACAACCTCAGCCTCCACGGGCTCCAGCATCATGTCTCCCACCATGGTGCcccagcagcagcaccagcatCAACAGcagcaccatcatcatcatcagcagcaGAGCCAGCCCAAGAAGCCTGCCAAGCCAGTGAAGAAGAACCACGGCTGTGAGATGTGTGGCAAGGCCTTCCGTGACGTCTACCACCTGAACCGTCACAAGCTGTCCCACTCAGACGAGAAGCCCTTTGAGTGCCCCATCTGCCAGCAGCGCTTCAAGAGGAAGGACCGCATGACCTACCACGTTCGCTCACACGACGGGGGCGTTCACAAACCTTACATCTGCTCTGTCTGTGGGAAGGGCTTCTCCAG GGATATCGGCAGGGGACAGGGAGAATGCTGCAGGGGCCAGGCGGCACCAGAAGAGATGGGTCTCCAGTGTAACTCCTGCAGCTCCCAAGGCCAATG gCCTGACCATCTAAGCTGTCATGTGAAGCATGTTCATTCCTCAGAGAGACCCTTCAAATGCCAAGTAACG gCCTGCACCTCTGCTTTCGCCACCAAAGACCGCCTGCGCTCCCACATGATCCGACACGAGGGCAAGGTGACCTGCAACATCTGTGGCAAGATGCTGAGCGCTGCCTACATTACCAGCCACCTCAAGACCCACGGCCAGGCCAGCTTCAACAACCCCTGTAATAAAG GGCTAAGTGACTGGCAGTGGAACCACCACTCAGGGCTACGAAAAG ACTCTAACAACGTGCACAACTCCGGCTCAGTGACGCCCGTCACCAactctgccgccatcacctcggCGATGAACCGTGGCAACGCCAGCAACCCGGTAACCATCGCCGCCCAGATGAACATCACCACCAGCACGGTCAACATCACCTCTCCAATCAACCTGCAGCACCCAGTGACCATCACTGGGCCCATGAATATAGCCCACCCTGTGGCCATCACCTCTGGGATGCCCATGAATATAACCGGGCCGCTTAACATCGCCATGCGGCCCATGGATAGCATGCCTTTTCTCTCCCAGGTCctgccttcctcccctccctggtAG
- the LOC124005322 gene encoding vascular endothelial zinc finger 1-like isoform X5, with amino-acid sequence MEPSWSTFLFQSSVGPMVPGNPRRDYYTGIRQANEALHHQHQVAQNSLLPLLQSGGPEPVDQKPVMPILLDQKPPVSVAELLKDNVASGTGGGGGGGGSGGGPVVVVKKEPKSKTPFICGYCNKAFRDSYHLRRHESCHTGVKMVSRPKKTQTAPTMVPMISTVPQRENSGGQPSYISTIAGILTTATTSASTGSSIMSPTMVPQQQHQHQQQHHHHHQQQSQPKKPAKPVKKNHGCEMCGKAFRDVYHLNRHKLSHSDEKPFECPICQQRFKRKDRMTYHVRSHDGGVHKPYICSVCGKGFSRDIGRGQGECCRGQAAPEEMGLQCNSCSSQGQWPDHLSCHVKHVHSSERPFKCQVTACTSAFATKDRLRSHMIRHEGKVTCNICGKMLSAAYITSHLKTHGQASFNNPCNKDSNNVHNSGSVTPVTNSAAITSAMNRGNASNPVTIAAQMNITTSTVNITSPINLQHPVTITGPMNIAHPVAITSGMPMNITGPLNIAMRPMDSMPFLSQVLPSSPPW; translated from the exons CAGGCCAATGAAGCCCTGCATCACCAGCACCAGGTGGCCCAGAACAGCTTGCtgcctctcctccagtcaggagGACCAGAACCTGTGGACCAGAAACCTGTGATGCCCATCCTCTTGGACCAGAAGCCCCCAGTCAGCGTCGCAGAGCTCCTCAAGGACAATGTGGCCAGTGGGACAGGGGGAGGCGGCGGAGGAGGAGGCAGCGGCGGTGGTCCTGTTGTAGTGGTGAAGAAAGAGCCCAAGTCCAAAACGCCTTTCATCTGCGGCTACTGCAATAAGGCCTTCCGGGACAGCTACCATCTCAGACGGCACGAGTCCTGCCATACGGGCGTCAAGATGGTGTCTCGTCCCAAGAAGACACAGACGGCACCCACCATGGTGCCCATGATCTCCACAGTGCCACAGCGCGAGAACAGCGGCGGCCAGCCCTCTTACATCTCCACCATCGCTGGCATCCTCACCACGGCCACAACCTCAGCCTCCACGGGCTCCAGCATCATGTCTCCCACCATGGTGCcccagcagcagcaccagcatCAACAGcagcaccatcatcatcatcagcagcaGAGCCAGCCCAAGAAGCCTGCCAAGCCAGTGAAGAAGAACCACGGCTGTGAGATGTGTGGCAAGGCCTTCCGTGACGTCTACCACCTGAACCGTCACAAGCTGTCCCACTCAGACGAGAAGCCCTTTGAGTGCCCCATCTGCCAGCAGCGCTTCAAGAGGAAGGACCGCATGACCTACCACGTTCGCTCACACGACGGGGGCGTTCACAAACCTTACATCTGCTCTGTCTGTGGGAAGGGCTTCTCCAG GGATATCGGCAGGGGACAGGGAGAATGCTGCAGGGGCCAGGCGGCACCAGAAGAGATGGGTCTCCAGTGTAACTCCTGCAGCTCCCAAGGCCAATG gCCTGACCATCTAAGCTGTCATGTGAAGCATGTTCATTCCTCAGAGAGACCCTTCAAATGCCAAGTAACG gCCTGCACCTCTGCTTTCGCCACCAAAGACCGCCTGCGCTCCCACATGATCCGACACGAGGGCAAGGTGACCTGCAACATCTGTGGCAAGATGCTGAGCGCTGCCTACATTACCAGCCACCTCAAGACCCACGGCCAGGCCAGCTTCAACAACCCCTGTAATAAAG ACTCTAACAACGTGCACAACTCCGGCTCAGTGACGCCCGTCACCAactctgccgccatcacctcggCGATGAACCGTGGCAACGCCAGCAACCCGGTAACCATCGCCGCCCAGATGAACATCACCACCAGCACGGTCAACATCACCTCTCCAATCAACCTGCAGCACCCAGTGACCATCACTGGGCCCATGAATATAGCCCACCCTGTGGCCATCACCTCTGGGATGCCCATGAATATAACCGGGCCGCTTAACATCGCCATGCGGCCCATGGATAGCATGCCTTTTCTCTCCCAGGTCctgccttcctcccctccctggtAG
- the LOC124005322 gene encoding vascular endothelial zinc finger 1-like isoform X2, producing MEPSWSTFLFQQANEALHHQHQVAQNSLLPLLQSGGPEPVDQKPVMPILLDQKPPVSVAELLKDNVASGTGGGGGGGGSGGGPVVVVKKEPKSKTPFICGYCNKAFRDSYHLRRHESCHTGVKMVSRPKKTQTAPTMVPMISTVPQRENSGGQPSYISTIAGILTTATTSASTGSSIMSPTMVPQQQHQHQQQHHHHHQQQSQPKKPAKPVKKNHGCEMCGKAFRDVYHLNRHKLSHSDEKPFECPICQQRFKRKDRMTYHVRSHDGGVHKPYICSVCGKGFSRDIGRGQGECCRGQAAPEEMGLQCNSCSSQGQWPDHLSCHVKHVHSSERPFKCQVTACTSAFATKDRLRSHMIRHEGKVTCNICGKMLSAAYITSHLKTHGQASFNNPCNKGLSDWQWNHHSGLRKGELTVGEILNNSFQVLMDISRFQDSNNVHNSGSVTPVTNSAAITSAMNRGNASNPVTIAAQMNITTSTVNITSPINLQHPVTITGPMNIAHPVAITSGMPMNITGPLNIAMRPMDSMPFLSQVLPSSPPW from the exons CAGGCCAATGAAGCCCTGCATCACCAGCACCAGGTGGCCCAGAACAGCTTGCtgcctctcctccagtcaggagGACCAGAACCTGTGGACCAGAAACCTGTGATGCCCATCCTCTTGGACCAGAAGCCCCCAGTCAGCGTCGCAGAGCTCCTCAAGGACAATGTGGCCAGTGGGACAGGGGGAGGCGGCGGAGGAGGAGGCAGCGGCGGTGGTCCTGTTGTAGTGGTGAAGAAAGAGCCCAAGTCCAAAACGCCTTTCATCTGCGGCTACTGCAATAAGGCCTTCCGGGACAGCTACCATCTCAGACGGCACGAGTCCTGCCATACGGGCGTCAAGATGGTGTCTCGTCCCAAGAAGACACAGACGGCACCCACCATGGTGCCCATGATCTCCACAGTGCCACAGCGCGAGAACAGCGGCGGCCAGCCCTCTTACATCTCCACCATCGCTGGCATCCTCACCACGGCCACAACCTCAGCCTCCACGGGCTCCAGCATCATGTCTCCCACCATGGTGCcccagcagcagcaccagcatCAACAGcagcaccatcatcatcatcagcagcaGAGCCAGCCCAAGAAGCCTGCCAAGCCAGTGAAGAAGAACCACGGCTGTGAGATGTGTGGCAAGGCCTTCCGTGACGTCTACCACCTGAACCGTCACAAGCTGTCCCACTCAGACGAGAAGCCCTTTGAGTGCCCCATCTGCCAGCAGCGCTTCAAGAGGAAGGACCGCATGACCTACCACGTTCGCTCACACGACGGGGGCGTTCACAAACCTTACATCTGCTCTGTCTGTGGGAAGGGCTTCTCCAG GGATATCGGCAGGGGACAGGGAGAATGCTGCAGGGGCCAGGCGGCACCAGAAGAGATGGGTCTCCAGTGTAACTCCTGCAGCTCCCAAGGCCAATG gCCTGACCATCTAAGCTGTCATGTGAAGCATGTTCATTCCTCAGAGAGACCCTTCAAATGCCAAGTAACG gCCTGCACCTCTGCTTTCGCCACCAAAGACCGCCTGCGCTCCCACATGATCCGACACGAGGGCAAGGTGACCTGCAACATCTGTGGCAAGATGCTGAGCGCTGCCTACATTACCAGCCACCTCAAGACCCACGGCCAGGCCAGCTTCAACAACCCCTGTAATAAAG GGCTAAGTGACTGGCAGTGGAACCACCACTCAGGGCTACGAAAAG GTGAGTTGACGGTAGGAGAGATCTTAAATAACTCGTTCCAAGTCCTTATGGACATCTCTCGTTTTCAAG ACTCTAACAACGTGCACAACTCCGGCTCAGTGACGCCCGTCACCAactctgccgccatcacctcggCGATGAACCGTGGCAACGCCAGCAACCCGGTAACCATCGCCGCCCAGATGAACATCACCACCAGCACGGTCAACATCACCTCTCCAATCAACCTGCAGCACCCAGTGACCATCACTGGGCCCATGAATATAGCCCACCCTGTGGCCATCACCTCTGGGATGCCCATGAATATAACCGGGCCGCTTAACATCGCCATGCGGCCCATGGATAGCATGCCTTTTCTCTCCCAGGTCctgccttcctcccctccctggtAG
- the LOC124005322 gene encoding vascular endothelial zinc finger 1-like isoform X4, which yields MEPSWSTFLFQSSVGPMVPGNPRRDYYTGIRQANEALHHQHQVAQNSLLPLLQSGGPEPVDQKPVMPILLDQKPPVSVAELLKDNVASGTGGGGGGGGSGGGPVVVVKKEPKSKTPFICGYCNKAFRDSYHLRRHESCHTGVKMVSRPKKTQTAPTMVPMISTVPQRENSGGQPSYISTIAGILTTATTSASTGSSIMSPTMVPQQQHQHQQQHHHHHQQQSQPKKPAKPVKKNHGCEMCGKAFRDVYHLNRHKLSHSDEKPFECPICQQRFKRKDRMTYHVRSHDGGVHKPYICSVCGKGFSRPDHLSCHVKHVHSSERPFKCQVTACTSAFATKDRLRSHMIRHEGKVTCNICGKMLSAAYITSHLKTHGQASFNNPCNKGLSDWQWNHHSGLRKGELTVGEILNNSFQVLMDISRFQDSNNVHNSGSVTPVTNSAAITSAMNRGNASNPVTIAAQMNITTSTVNITSPINLQHPVTITGPMNIAHPVAITSGMPMNITGPLNIAMRPMDSMPFLSQVLPSSPPW from the exons CAGGCCAATGAAGCCCTGCATCACCAGCACCAGGTGGCCCAGAACAGCTTGCtgcctctcctccagtcaggagGACCAGAACCTGTGGACCAGAAACCTGTGATGCCCATCCTCTTGGACCAGAAGCCCCCAGTCAGCGTCGCAGAGCTCCTCAAGGACAATGTGGCCAGTGGGACAGGGGGAGGCGGCGGAGGAGGAGGCAGCGGCGGTGGTCCTGTTGTAGTGGTGAAGAAAGAGCCCAAGTCCAAAACGCCTTTCATCTGCGGCTACTGCAATAAGGCCTTCCGGGACAGCTACCATCTCAGACGGCACGAGTCCTGCCATACGGGCGTCAAGATGGTGTCTCGTCCCAAGAAGACACAGACGGCACCCACCATGGTGCCCATGATCTCCACAGTGCCACAGCGCGAGAACAGCGGCGGCCAGCCCTCTTACATCTCCACCATCGCTGGCATCCTCACCACGGCCACAACCTCAGCCTCCACGGGCTCCAGCATCATGTCTCCCACCATGGTGCcccagcagcagcaccagcatCAACAGcagcaccatcatcatcatcagcagcaGAGCCAGCCCAAGAAGCCTGCCAAGCCAGTGAAGAAGAACCACGGCTGTGAGATGTGTGGCAAGGCCTTCCGTGACGTCTACCACCTGAACCGTCACAAGCTGTCCCACTCAGACGAGAAGCCCTTTGAGTGCCCCATCTGCCAGCAGCGCTTCAAGAGGAAGGACCGCATGACCTACCACGTTCGCTCACACGACGGGGGCGTTCACAAACCTTACATCTGCTCTGTCTGTGGGAAGGGCTTCTCCAG gCCTGACCATCTAAGCTGTCATGTGAAGCATGTTCATTCCTCAGAGAGACCCTTCAAATGCCAAGTAACG gCCTGCACCTCTGCTTTCGCCACCAAAGACCGCCTGCGCTCCCACATGATCCGACACGAGGGCAAGGTGACCTGCAACATCTGTGGCAAGATGCTGAGCGCTGCCTACATTACCAGCCACCTCAAGACCCACGGCCAGGCCAGCTTCAACAACCCCTGTAATAAAG GGCTAAGTGACTGGCAGTGGAACCACCACTCAGGGCTACGAAAAG GTGAGTTGACGGTAGGAGAGATCTTAAATAACTCGTTCCAAGTCCTTATGGACATCTCTCGTTTTCAAG ACTCTAACAACGTGCACAACTCCGGCTCAGTGACGCCCGTCACCAactctgccgccatcacctcggCGATGAACCGTGGCAACGCCAGCAACCCGGTAACCATCGCCGCCCAGATGAACATCACCACCAGCACGGTCAACATCACCTCTCCAATCAACCTGCAGCACCCAGTGACCATCACTGGGCCCATGAATATAGCCCACCCTGTGGCCATCACCTCTGGGATGCCCATGAATATAACCGGGCCGCTTAACATCGCCATGCGGCCCATGGATAGCATGCCTTTTCTCTCCCAGGTCctgccttcctcccctccctggtAG
- the LOC124005322 gene encoding vascular endothelial zinc finger 1-like isoform X1, translated as MEPSWSTFLFQSSVGPMVPGNPRRDYYTGIRQANEALHHQHQVAQNSLLPLLQSGGPEPVDQKPVMPILLDQKPPVSVAELLKDNVASGTGGGGGGGGSGGGPVVVVKKEPKSKTPFICGYCNKAFRDSYHLRRHESCHTGVKMVSRPKKTQTAPTMVPMISTVPQRENSGGQPSYISTIAGILTTATTSASTGSSIMSPTMVPQQQHQHQQQHHHHHQQQSQPKKPAKPVKKNHGCEMCGKAFRDVYHLNRHKLSHSDEKPFECPICQQRFKRKDRMTYHVRSHDGGVHKPYICSVCGKGFSRDIGRGQGECCRGQAAPEEMGLQCNSCSSQGQWPDHLSCHVKHVHSSERPFKCQVTACTSAFATKDRLRSHMIRHEGKVTCNICGKMLSAAYITSHLKTHGQASFNNPCNKGLSDWQWNHHSGLRKGELTVGEILNNSFQVLMDISRFQDSNNVHNSGSVTPVTNSAAITSAMNRGNASNPVTIAAQMNITTSTVNITSPINLQHPVTITGPMNIAHPVAITSGMPMNITGPLNIAMRPMDSMPFLSQVLPSSPPW; from the exons CAGGCCAATGAAGCCCTGCATCACCAGCACCAGGTGGCCCAGAACAGCTTGCtgcctctcctccagtcaggagGACCAGAACCTGTGGACCAGAAACCTGTGATGCCCATCCTCTTGGACCAGAAGCCCCCAGTCAGCGTCGCAGAGCTCCTCAAGGACAATGTGGCCAGTGGGACAGGGGGAGGCGGCGGAGGAGGAGGCAGCGGCGGTGGTCCTGTTGTAGTGGTGAAGAAAGAGCCCAAGTCCAAAACGCCTTTCATCTGCGGCTACTGCAATAAGGCCTTCCGGGACAGCTACCATCTCAGACGGCACGAGTCCTGCCATACGGGCGTCAAGATGGTGTCTCGTCCCAAGAAGACACAGACGGCACCCACCATGGTGCCCATGATCTCCACAGTGCCACAGCGCGAGAACAGCGGCGGCCAGCCCTCTTACATCTCCACCATCGCTGGCATCCTCACCACGGCCACAACCTCAGCCTCCACGGGCTCCAGCATCATGTCTCCCACCATGGTGCcccagcagcagcaccagcatCAACAGcagcaccatcatcatcatcagcagcaGAGCCAGCCCAAGAAGCCTGCCAAGCCAGTGAAGAAGAACCACGGCTGTGAGATGTGTGGCAAGGCCTTCCGTGACGTCTACCACCTGAACCGTCACAAGCTGTCCCACTCAGACGAGAAGCCCTTTGAGTGCCCCATCTGCCAGCAGCGCTTCAAGAGGAAGGACCGCATGACCTACCACGTTCGCTCACACGACGGGGGCGTTCACAAACCTTACATCTGCTCTGTCTGTGGGAAGGGCTTCTCCAG GGATATCGGCAGGGGACAGGGAGAATGCTGCAGGGGCCAGGCGGCACCAGAAGAGATGGGTCTCCAGTGTAACTCCTGCAGCTCCCAAGGCCAATG gCCTGACCATCTAAGCTGTCATGTGAAGCATGTTCATTCCTCAGAGAGACCCTTCAAATGCCAAGTAACG gCCTGCACCTCTGCTTTCGCCACCAAAGACCGCCTGCGCTCCCACATGATCCGACACGAGGGCAAGGTGACCTGCAACATCTGTGGCAAGATGCTGAGCGCTGCCTACATTACCAGCCACCTCAAGACCCACGGCCAGGCCAGCTTCAACAACCCCTGTAATAAAG GGCTAAGTGACTGGCAGTGGAACCACCACTCAGGGCTACGAAAAG GTGAGTTGACGGTAGGAGAGATCTTAAATAACTCGTTCCAAGTCCTTATGGACATCTCTCGTTTTCAAG ACTCTAACAACGTGCACAACTCCGGCTCAGTGACGCCCGTCACCAactctgccgccatcacctcggCGATGAACCGTGGCAACGCCAGCAACCCGGTAACCATCGCCGCCCAGATGAACATCACCACCAGCACGGTCAACATCACCTCTCCAATCAACCTGCAGCACCCAGTGACCATCACTGGGCCCATGAATATAGCCCACCCTGTGGCCATCACCTCTGGGATGCCCATGAATATAACCGGGCCGCTTAACATCGCCATGCGGCCCATGGATAGCATGCCTTTTCTCTCCCAGGTCctgccttcctcccctccctggtAG